The following are encoded in a window of Desulfobacterales bacterium genomic DNA:
- a CDS encoding glycosyltransferase — MPEVLWWGRCDPDYSRNRILRRLFDELGWEIRFFHPLASQTGGIEAFFHGLKRPDLVWIPCFRQRDILCAAIWARRWQVPLVVDPLISAYEKEVFERNKWPPASKAAEKKRLSESALFAMADVVVADTPAHAEFFRQRLHVRPDRL, encoded by the coding sequence ATGCCGGAAGTTCTCTGGTGGGGCCGCTGCGACCCTGATTATTCACGAAACCGCATCCTGCGCAGGCTGTTTGACGAACTGGGATGGGAGATCCGTTTTTTTCACCCACTGGCCAGCCAAACCGGCGGGATCGAAGCCTTTTTTCATGGTCTCAAGCGTCCGGACCTTGTCTGGATCCCCTGTTTTCGCCAGCGGGATATACTTTGTGCGGCGATATGGGCCCGGAGGTGGCAGGTTCCGCTGGTGGTGGACCCGCTCATATCGGCCTATGAAAAAGAAGTTTTTGAAAGGAACAAATGGCCGCCGGCATCAAAAGCGGCCGAAAAAAAACGGCTGTCTGAGAGCGCTCTTTTTGCAATGGCAGATGTGGTGGTAGCAGATACGCCCGCCCATGCCGAATTTTTCAGGCAAAGACTTCACGTCCGGCCGGACAGACT